One stretch of Streptomyces agglomeratus DNA includes these proteins:
- a CDS encoding cytosine permease has protein sequence METRGLEPVPDNERSGRVRELFPTWVAANISVLLLTMGAGLVVFNGLNFWQVLGVAVAAPVVSYGLVGLISIAGKRGGSPGMALSRAVFGQRGNLFPGSLIWVARWGWETINAVTGAYAVLTVLDLLFGIKSNTALIVVTLLLFVGCTFLVSGLGINALRRCSTWSTYLFGAFSVLVLVYLIAGTDWSAVFAKPAGSTAMMIAGIGTIAAGGISWVPSGPDFTRYLPRTASSKGLVSATVGGAGVVVLPMVLMGAVMAVSTPSLASAADPVSFIGELLPTWIAVPYLLIALVGMLLINSMSMYSAGFTAQTLGIKVSRAWAVSVNAVISLIFGFLLMVVATSFFGSFISFLTLLAVAFSAWIGVFGVDMLSRRTYDGEALMDTTRTSGYWYRGGFAWQAMTAWGLALVAGLLFTKVDWFTGPLAGSWIGRNGLGWAATVVVAALLYAVLPRTKAVAPERTAEAEKAPETAGSLSI, from the coding sequence ATAGAGACCCGCGGTCTTGAGCCCGTCCCCGACAACGAGCGCTCGGGCCGCGTCCGTGAACTCTTCCCTACCTGGGTCGCCGCCAACATCAGCGTGCTTCTGCTCACCATGGGCGCCGGTCTGGTCGTCTTCAACGGTCTGAACTTCTGGCAGGTGCTGGGCGTGGCCGTCGCCGCGCCCGTCGTGTCGTACGGACTCGTCGGCCTGATCTCGATCGCGGGCAAGCGCGGCGGTTCCCCCGGCATGGCGCTCTCCCGCGCCGTCTTCGGCCAGCGGGGCAACCTCTTCCCCGGCTCCCTGATCTGGGTCGCGCGCTGGGGCTGGGAGACGATCAACGCGGTGACCGGCGCGTACGCCGTGCTGACCGTGCTCGATCTGCTCTTCGGCATCAAGAGCAACACCGCGCTCATCGTGGTGACGCTGCTGCTCTTCGTCGGCTGCACGTTCCTCGTCTCGGGCCTCGGCATCAACGCCCTGCGCCGGTGCAGCACCTGGTCGACGTACCTCTTCGGCGCCTTCAGCGTGCTCGTGCTGGTCTATCTGATCGCCGGCACCGACTGGTCCGCCGTGTTCGCCAAGCCCGCCGGCTCGACCGCGATGATGATCGCGGGCATCGGCACCATCGCGGCCGGCGGCATCAGCTGGGTCCCCTCGGGCCCGGACTTCACCCGTTACCTGCCGCGTACGGCGTCGAGCAAGGGCCTGGTCTCCGCCACCGTGGGCGGCGCGGGCGTCGTCGTCCTGCCGATGGTCCTGATGGGCGCGGTCATGGCCGTCAGTACGCCGAGCCTGGCGTCGGCGGCCGACCCGGTGTCCTTCATCGGCGAGCTGCTGCCGACCTGGATCGCCGTTCCGTACCTGCTGATCGCCCTCGTCGGCATGCTGCTGATCAACTCGATGTCGATGTACTCGGCCGGGTTCACCGCGCAGACGCTCGGCATCAAGGTGTCGCGCGCCTGGGCCGTGAGTGTCAACGCCGTCATCAGCCTGATCTTCGGCTTCCTGCTGATGGTGGTCGCCACGAGCTTCTTCGGTTCTTTCATCTCCTTCCTGACGCTGCTGGCCGTGGCGTTCTCCGCGTGGATCGGCGTCTTCGGTGTGGACATGCTGAGCCGTCGTACGTACGACGGCGAGGCACTCATGGACACCACCCGCACCAGTGGTTACTGGTACCGGGGCGGTTTCGCCTGGCAGGCCATGACGGCGTGGGGCCTCGCGCTGGTGGCGGGCCTGCTGTTCACCAAGGTCGACTGGTTCACCGGGCCGCTCGCCGGTTCCTGGATCGGGCGCAACGGCCTGGGCTGGGCGGCGACGGTCGTCGTGGCCGCGCTGCTGTACGCGGTGCTGCCGAGGACGAAGGCCGTGGCGCCGGAGCGGACGGCCGAGGCGGAGAAGGCGCCGGAGACCGCCGGAAGCCTGTCCATCTGA
- a CDS encoding LLM class flavin-dependent oxidoreductase, with product MAFTVVRFNLVDPDATPDTHAARYRAALEMAAYADDRGIGTVQTEEHHGAANGWIPSPFVFAGSVLGATRRITVTVSAVIGPLYEPLRLAEDIAVLDLIGKGRLVTVAGIGYRPEEYEQLGVDWGRRGRLQDEVLETLLLAWTGEPFPYRGRTVRVTPRPYSRPHPPLLVGGSSRAAARRAARFGLPFFPSAHLPELEAYYHERRAEFGTDGFCMMPAAETPLLHVAEDPDRTWAEYGEYFLHEAQTYASWQSKDITSAVRSRATGVEELRAEGVYRVVTPDECVGLAAGSLVLHPLCGGMPVDEGWRSLHLFAENVLPRLNG from the coding sequence ATGGCCTTCACAGTGGTCCGCTTCAACCTCGTCGATCCCGACGCGACCCCCGACACGCACGCGGCCCGCTACCGCGCCGCCCTGGAGATGGCCGCCTACGCCGACGACCGCGGCATCGGCACCGTCCAGACCGAGGAGCACCACGGCGCCGCCAACGGCTGGATCCCCTCCCCGTTCGTCTTCGCGGGCTCGGTCCTCGGCGCGACCCGGCGCATCACCGTCACCGTCTCCGCCGTCATCGGGCCGTTGTACGAGCCGCTGCGGCTGGCCGAGGACATCGCCGTACTGGACCTGATCGGCAAGGGACGCCTGGTCACGGTCGCGGGCATCGGCTACCGGCCCGAGGAGTACGAGCAGCTGGGTGTGGACTGGGGCCGGCGCGGCAGGCTCCAGGACGAGGTCCTCGAAACACTGCTGCTGGCATGGACCGGCGAGCCCTTCCCGTACCGGGGCCGTACCGTGCGCGTGACGCCGCGCCCGTACTCCCGGCCGCATCCGCCGCTGCTGGTCGGCGGTTCCTCGCGGGCGGCCGCCCGGCGCGCCGCCCGTTTCGGGCTGCCGTTCTTCCCGAGCGCGCACCTGCCCGAGCTGGAGGCGTACTACCACGAGCGGCGGGCCGAGTTCGGGACGGACGGCTTCTGCATGATGCCGGCGGCCGAGACGCCGCTGCTGCATGTCGCCGAGGACCCGGACCGGACGTGGGCCGAGTACGGCGAGTACTTCCTGCACGAGGCGCAGACGTACGCCTCCTGGCAGTCCAAGGACATCACGTCGGCCGTACGTTCGCGGGCGACCGGCGTCGAGGAGCTGCGGGCCGAAGGGGTCTACCGCGTCGTGACGCCGGACGAGTGCGTGGGGCTGGCCGCCGGCAGTCTCGTACTGCATCCGCTGTGCGGCGGGATGCCGGTCGACGAGGGCTGGCGCAGCCTCCATCTGTTCGCGGAAAACGTACTGCCCCGGCTCAACGGGTGA
- a CDS encoding P-II family nitrogen regulator, whose amino-acid sequence MKLITAVVKPHRLDEIKEALQAFGVQGLTVTEASGYGRQRGHTEVYRGAEYTVDLVPKIRIEVLVEDGDAEELIEVVVKAARTGKIGDGKVWSVPVDTAVRVRTGERGPDAL is encoded by the coding sequence ATGAAGCTCATCACCGCGGTAGTGAAGCCGCACCGGCTCGACGAGATCAAGGAGGCCCTCCAGGCGTTCGGAGTCCAGGGGCTTACGGTCACCGAGGCCAGCGGCTACGGCCGCCAGCGCGGCCACACCGAGGTCTACCGGGGCGCCGAGTACACGGTCGACCTCGTACCGAAGATCCGGATCGAGGTGCTGGTCGAGGACGGTGACGCCGAAGAGCTCATCGAGGTGGTGGTGAAGGCCGCCCGGACCGGCAAGATCGGTGACGGAAAGGTGTGGAGCGTGCCGGTCGACACGGCGGTCAGGGTACGGACGGGCGAACGCGGTCCGGACGCCCTCTGA
- the ftsY gene encoding signal recognition particle-docking protein FtsY, with amino-acid sequence MEIVILAVVIALVAIGAISGLVVSSRKKKQLPPQAPPTTPTITAPPAEPQVGEDAAPPRDEARRTIEEVDLPDASTAVEEPVALEDPVVAEPVAPEIEIPEPTAGRLVRLRARLARSQNTLGKGLLTLLSREHLDEDTWEEIEDTLLTADVGVAPTQELVERLRERVRVLGTRTPEELRGLLREELLNLLGTDMDRAVKTESAADVPGIVMVVGVNGTGKTTTTGKLARVLVADGRSVVLGAADTFRAAATDQLQTWGDRVGARTVRGPEGGDPASVAFDAVKEGIAEGADVVLIDTAGRLHTKAGLMDELGKVKRVVEKHGPLDEVLLVLDATTGQNGLVQARVFAEVVDITGIVLTKLDGTAKGGIVIAVQRELGVPVKLIGLGEGADDLAPFEPEAFVDALIGD; translated from the coding sequence ATGGAAATCGTCATCCTTGCTGTAGTCATCGCCCTGGTCGCGATCGGCGCCATCAGCGGGCTCGTGGTCAGCAGCCGCAAGAAGAAGCAGCTGCCGCCGCAGGCGCCGCCGACCACGCCGACCATCACCGCCCCGCCCGCCGAACCGCAGGTCGGCGAGGACGCGGCGCCACCGCGCGACGAAGCGCGCCGGACCATCGAGGAGGTGGACCTCCCCGACGCGTCGACCGCAGTCGAGGAGCCCGTCGCCCTCGAGGACCCGGTCGTAGCCGAACCCGTCGCGCCCGAGATCGAGATCCCCGAGCCCACCGCCGGCCGCCTGGTGCGGCTGCGCGCCCGGCTCGCCCGCTCGCAGAACACGCTCGGCAAGGGTCTGCTGACCCTGCTCTCCCGCGAGCACCTCGACGAGGACACCTGGGAGGAGATCGAGGACACCCTGCTCACCGCGGACGTCGGCGTGGCCCCCACCCAGGAACTGGTCGAGCGCCTGCGTGAGCGCGTACGGGTGCTCGGCACGCGTACGCCCGAAGAGCTGCGCGGCCTGCTCCGCGAGGAGCTGCTGAACCTGCTCGGTACGGACATGGACCGCGCGGTGAAGACCGAGAGCGCCGCCGACGTCCCCGGCATCGTCATGGTCGTCGGCGTCAACGGCACCGGAAAGACCACCACGACCGGCAAGCTCGCCCGCGTACTGGTGGCCGACGGCCGCAGCGTGGTGCTGGGCGCGGCGGACACCTTCCGCGCGGCGGCCACCGACCAGCTCCAGACCTGGGGCGACCGGGTGGGCGCGCGCACCGTGCGCGGACCCGAGGGCGGCGACCCGGCGTCGGTGGCCTTCGACGCGGTGAAGGAAGGTATCGCCGAGGGCGCGGACGTCGTGCTCATCGACACGGCGGGCCGACTGCACACCAAGGCCGGCCTCATGGACGAGCTCGGCAAGGTCAAGCGCGTCGTGGAGAAGCACGGTCCGCTCGACGAGGTGCTGCTCGTGCTGGACGCGACGACCGGCCAGAACGGTCTCGTCCAGGCGCGGGTCTTCGCCGAGGTCGTCGACATCACCGGCATCGTGCTGACGAAGCTGGACGGCACGGCGAAGGGCGGCATCGTGATCGCGGTGCAGCGCGAACTGGGCGTACCGGTGAAGCTGATCGGCCTCGGGGAGGGCGCGGACGATCTGGCGCCGTTCGAGCCGGAGGCGTTCGTGGACGCGCTGATCGGCGACTGA
- a CDS encoding bifunctional DNA primase/polymerase, producing MGFTIGRETRSGSRRRGRMSDCTTVAEYTGLWGWAVVPGARAGSAAAGSGAAGARVCSCGVTQCRAPGAHPLDFAPEVPAGATLDEVTKTWSDFPGASVLLAVGRSFDVIEVAEAAGRRAIVRLERMGLPLGPVAATPDGRAHFFVAPGAAAGLPHLLYRMGWDDADLDLRGLGAGDHITAPPSDLAGLGPVRWLRPPSLDTAQAPPQARLLLGTLAYVAHRSPA from the coding sequence ATGGGCTTCACGATCGGCCGGGAGACACGGTCCGGCTCACGGCGTCGCGGCCGCATGTCGGACTGCACAACGGTGGCCGAGTACACCGGGCTCTGGGGCTGGGCGGTCGTGCCGGGCGCCAGAGCGGGTTCCGCCGCGGCCGGTTCGGGTGCGGCGGGAGCGCGGGTCTGTTCCTGCGGCGTTACGCAGTGCCGGGCACCCGGCGCCCATCCGCTGGACTTCGCGCCCGAGGTGCCGGCGGGTGCCACCCTCGACGAGGTGACGAAGACCTGGTCGGACTTTCCCGGCGCGTCGGTGCTGCTGGCCGTGGGGCGTTCGTTCGACGTGATCGAGGTCGCCGAGGCCGCGGGGAGGCGGGCGATCGTACGGCTGGAGCGGATGGGGCTGCCGCTGGGCCCCGTGGCCGCGACGCCGGACGGCCGCGCGCACTTCTTCGTCGCTCCCGGAGCCGCCGCGGGGCTCCCCCACCTGCTCTACCGGATGGGCTGGGACGACGCGGATCTCGACCTGCGCGGGCTCGGCGCCGGCGACCACATCACCGCGCCGCCCTCGGACCTGGCGGGACTCGGCCCGGTCCGCTGGCTCCGCCCGCCCTCCCTGGACACGGCCCAGGCGCCGCCGCAGGCGCGGCTGCTGCTGGGCACGCTGGCGTACGTGGCGCACCGCTCTCCGGCGTAG
- a CDS encoding sugar porter family MFS transporter, with protein MTSTAQPTASGAREAHPDHLGHVIFITAAAAMGGFLFGYDSSVINGAVEGIRGKYDVGSATLAQVIAIALIGCAIGAATAGRIADRIGRIRVMQIAAALFTISAVGSALPFALWDLAFWRVLGGIAIGMASVIGPAYIAEVAPPAYRGRLGAFQQAAIVIGIAVSQLVNWGILNLADGDQRGELLGIEAWQVMLGVMVVPAVLYGLLSFAIPESPRFLISVGKVDRAKEILADVEGKTIDLDARVNEIELAMRSEHKSTFKDLLGRRFGFLPIVWVGIGLSVFQQLVGINVAFYYSATLWQSVGINPSDSFFYSFTTSIINIIGTVIAMIFVDRIGRRPLALIGSTGMALALAFEAWAFSADLIDGRLPHTQGIVALIAAHVFVLFFALSWGVVVWVFLGEMFPNRLRAAALGVAASAQWIANWAITASFPSLSEWNLSGTYVIYTFFAVLSIPFVLKFVKETKGKALEEMG; from the coding sequence GTGACCAGCACTGCGCAACCCACGGCGTCCGGAGCCCGCGAGGCCCACCCGGACCACCTCGGCCACGTCATCTTCATCACGGCGGCAGCCGCGATGGGCGGCTTCCTCTTCGGTTACGACAGCTCGGTCATCAACGGCGCGGTCGAAGGCATCCGGGGCAAGTACGACGTGGGCTCCGCGACCCTCGCCCAGGTCATCGCCATCGCCCTGATCGGCTGCGCCATCGGTGCCGCCACCGCGGGCCGCATCGCCGACCGCATCGGCCGCATCCGCGTCATGCAGATCGCCGCCGCGCTCTTCACGATCAGCGCCGTCGGCTCCGCGCTCCCGTTCGCCCTGTGGGACCTCGCCTTCTGGCGCGTGCTCGGCGGTATCGCCATCGGCATGGCCTCGGTCATCGGCCCGGCCTACATCGCCGAGGTCGCCCCGCCGGCGTACCGCGGCCGCCTCGGCGCCTTCCAGCAGGCGGCGATCGTCATCGGCATCGCCGTCTCGCAGCTCGTCAACTGGGGCATCCTCAACCTGGCCGACGGCGACCAGCGCGGCGAGCTGCTCGGCATCGAAGCCTGGCAGGTCATGCTGGGCGTCATGGTCGTCCCGGCCGTCCTGTACGGCCTGCTCTCGTTCGCCATCCCCGAGTCGCCGCGCTTCCTGATCTCCGTGGGCAAGGTCGACAGGGCCAAGGAGATCCTGGCCGACGTCGAAGGCAAGACCATCGACCTCGACGCGCGCGTCAACGAGATCGAGCTGGCGATGCGCAGTGAGCACAAGTCCACGTTCAAGGACCTGCTCGGCCGCCGCTTCGGCTTCCTGCCCATCGTCTGGGTCGGTATCGGCCTCTCGGTCTTCCAGCAGCTCGTCGGCATCAACGTCGCCTTCTACTACTCCGCGACGCTGTGGCAGTCGGTCGGCATCAACCCGAGCGACTCCTTCTTCTACTCGTTCACCACGTCGATCATCAACATCATCGGCACCGTGATCGCCATGATCTTCGTCGACCGGATCGGCCGCCGCCCGCTCGCCCTCATCGGCTCGACCGGCATGGCGCTCGCCCTCGCCTTCGAGGCATGGGCCTTCTCCGCCGACCTGATCGACGGCAGGCTGCCGCACACCCAGGGCATCGTCGCGCTGATCGCCGCGCATGTCTTCGTGCTCTTCTTCGCCCTCTCGTGGGGTGTCGTGGTCTGGGTCTTCCTCGGCGAGATGTTCCCCAACCGGCTGCGCGCCGCCGCGCTGGGCGTCGCCGCCTCCGCGCAGTGGATCGCCAACTGGGCGATCACGGCGAGCTTCCCCAGCCTCTCCGAGTGGAACCTCTCGGGGACGTACGTGATCTACACATTCTTCGCCGTGCTCTCGATCCCCTTCGTGCTCAAGTTCGTGAAGGAGACCAAGGGCAAGGCGTTGGAGGAGATGGGCTAA
- a CDS encoding ammonium transporter encodes MPPGITTLAADKIELSAANTGFMLICSALVMLMTPGLAFFYGGMVRVKSTLNMLMMSFISLGIVTILWVLYGFSLAFGADVGSVIGWSSDYVGLSGIGITELWDGYTIPVYVFAVFQLMFAIITPALISGALADRVKFTAWALFVTLWVTVVYFPVAHWVWGSGGWLFEMGVIDFAGGTAVHINAGAAALGVILVIGKRVGFKKDPMRPHSLPLVMLGAGLLWFGWFGFNAGSWLGNDDGVGAVMFLNTQIATAAAMLAWLAYEKIRHGSFTTLGAASGAVAGLVAITPAGGSVSPLGAIAVGAIAGLLCAMAVGLKYKLGYDDSLDVIGVHLVGGVVGSLLVGFFATGGVQSDAKGLFYGGGFDQLGKQAVGVFAVLAYSLVVSALLAFVIDKAMGMRVPEDDEVSGIDQVEHAETAYDFSGAGGGSASRTAAPAPGLTDRAGAAKNKKVDA; translated from the coding sequence ATGCCTCCAGGCATCACGACGCTTGCCGCAGACAAGATCGAACTGTCTGCCGCCAACACCGGCTTCATGCTCATCTGTTCCGCCCTGGTGATGCTCATGACGCCGGGCCTGGCCTTCTTCTACGGAGGCATGGTCCGAGTCAAGTCCACCCTGAACATGCTGATGATGAGCTTCATCAGCCTCGGGATCGTCACGATCCTCTGGGTGCTGTACGGCTTCAGCCTCGCCTTCGGCGCCGACGTCGGCTCGGTCATCGGCTGGTCCTCGGACTACGTCGGATTGAGCGGCATCGGCATCACAGAACTCTGGGACGGCTACACCATCCCGGTCTACGTCTTCGCCGTCTTCCAGCTGATGTTCGCGATCATCACTCCCGCCCTGATCAGCGGCGCGCTGGCCGACCGCGTCAAGTTCACCGCCTGGGCGCTGTTCGTCACCCTCTGGGTCACCGTCGTCTACTTCCCGGTCGCGCACTGGGTGTGGGGCTCCGGCGGCTGGCTCTTCGAGATGGGCGTCATCGACTTCGCGGGCGGCACGGCCGTCCACATCAACGCCGGCGCCGCGGCGCTGGGCGTCATCCTCGTCATCGGCAAGCGCGTCGGCTTCAAGAAGGACCCGATGCGCCCGCACAGCCTCCCGCTGGTGATGCTCGGCGCCGGGCTCCTGTGGTTCGGCTGGTTCGGCTTCAACGCCGGCTCCTGGCTGGGCAACGACGACGGCGTCGGCGCCGTGATGTTCCTCAACACCCAGATCGCCACCGCCGCAGCCATGCTCGCCTGGCTGGCGTACGAGAAGATCCGGCACGGCTCGTTCACCACCCTGGGCGCCGCTTCCGGCGCCGTCGCGGGCCTCGTCGCGATCACCCCGGCCGGCGGCTCCGTCAGCCCGCTCGGCGCGATCGCCGTCGGCGCCATCGCCGGCCTGCTGTGCGCCATGGCCGTGGGCCTCAAGTACAAGCTCGGTTACGACGACTCCCTGGACGTCATCGGCGTCCACCTCGTCGGCGGTGTCGTCGGCTCGCTCCTCGTCGGCTTCTTCGCCACCGGCGGTGTCCAGTCCGACGCCAAGGGCCTGTTCTACGGCGGCGGATTCGACCAGCTCGGCAAGCAGGCCGTGGGTGTCTTCGCGGTGCTGGCCTACTCTCTGGTGGTCTCCGCGCTCCTCGCCTTCGTCATCGACAAGGCGATGGGCATGCGGGTCCCCGAGGACGACGAGGTCTCCGGTATCGACCAGGTCGAGCACGCCGAGACCGCGTACGACTTCAGCGGAGCGGGCGGCGGTTCGGCCTCCCGCACGGCCGCACCCGCTCCCGGCCTGACCGACAGGGCCGGCGCCGCGAAGAACAAGAAGGTGGACGCATGA
- a CDS encoding [protein-PII] uridylyltransferase, which produces MTSARETTKPSDDSGPSGYAAARLRLLQEESRSGPSRRSGLARLTDDWLAALFTTAAREAEVRGAALVAVGGYGRGELSPRSDLDLLLLHDGGADKGAVAALADRVWYPVWDLGMALDHSVRTPAEARRTAGEDLKVHLGLLDARHIAGDLGVTAGLRTAVLADWRNLAPKRLPELHELCQDRAARSGELQYLLEPDLKEARGGLRDATALRAVAASWLADAPREGLDAARRRLLDVRDALHLTTGRATDRLALQEQDQVAAALGLLDADTLLREVYEAARTISYASDVTWREVHRVLRARSVRPRLRAMLGGKTAPDRTPLAEGVVEQDGEVVLARTARPERDAVLPLRAAAAAAQSGLPVSLHAVRRLAAVARPLPVPWPAEAREELVTLLGAGEATIGVWEALEAEGLITRLLPDWERVRCRPQRNPVHTWTVDRHLVETAVRAAALTRRVHRPDLLLIAALLHDFGKGWPGDHSVAGEIIARDVATRIGFDRADVGVIATLVRHHLLLVDTATRRDLDDPATVRAVADAVGATGTLELLHALTEADALATGPAAWSTWRASLVTDLVKRVAAVLAGEEPAAPEPAAPSAEQERLAIEAFRTGGPVLSLRAQPEAQEEDAGEEPEPLGVELLIAVPDQPGVLPAVAGVLAMHRLTVRTAELRAAGLPDSVAAEGTRGPSGVLLLDWRVAAEYGALPQAARLRADLVRALDGSLDIPARLAERERAYEKNPRRRGAQAPPPRVTVAPAGSSLATVIEVRAQDAPGLLHRIGHALEAAKVRVRSAHVSTLGANAVDAFYVTGPEGAPLPEIEAAEVARALEGALR; this is translated from the coding sequence GTGACGAGCGCACGAGAGACCACGAAACCGTCCGACGACTCGGGACCCAGCGGCTACGCGGCGGCCCGGCTGCGACTTCTCCAGGAGGAGTCGCGGTCCGGGCCGTCGCGCCGGTCCGGCCTCGCCCGGCTGACCGACGACTGGCTGGCGGCGCTGTTCACCACGGCCGCCCGCGAGGCGGAGGTGCGCGGCGCGGCCCTGGTCGCCGTCGGGGGATACGGGCGGGGCGAGCTGTCCCCGCGCAGCGACCTCGACCTGCTGCTGCTGCACGACGGCGGCGCCGACAAGGGAGCCGTCGCGGCGCTCGCCGACCGCGTCTGGTACCCCGTCTGGGACCTGGGCATGGCCCTTGACCATTCCGTACGTACGCCCGCCGAGGCCCGCAGGACCGCCGGCGAGGACCTCAAGGTGCACCTCGGGCTCCTCGACGCCCGCCACATCGCCGGCGACCTCGGCGTCACGGCCGGGCTGCGCACCGCCGTACTGGCCGACTGGCGCAACCTCGCCCCCAAGCGGCTGCCCGAACTCCACGAGCTGTGCCAGGACCGGGCGGCGCGGTCGGGTGAGTTGCAGTACCTCCTCGAACCCGACCTCAAGGAGGCCCGCGGCGGCCTGCGCGACGCGACCGCGCTGCGCGCCGTCGCCGCTTCCTGGCTGGCCGACGCCCCCCGTGAGGGGCTCGACGCGGCGCGCCGCCGGCTCCTCGACGTACGCGACGCACTGCACCTGACCACCGGGCGCGCAACCGACCGCCTCGCCCTCCAGGAGCAGGACCAGGTCGCCGCCGCCCTCGGGCTGCTGGACGCGGACACCCTGCTGCGGGAGGTGTACGAAGCGGCCCGCACCATCTCGTACGCCAGCGACGTCACCTGGCGCGAGGTCCACCGGGTCCTGCGCGCCCGGTCGGTCCGGCCGAGGCTGCGCGCCATGCTCGGCGGCAAGACGGCGCCGGACCGCACCCCGCTCGCGGAGGGCGTGGTCGAGCAGGACGGCGAGGTGGTGCTCGCCCGTACCGCCCGCCCCGAGCGCGACGCGGTGCTCCCGCTGCGGGCCGCAGCGGCGGCGGCCCAGTCGGGACTGCCGGTCTCGCTGCACGCCGTCCGCCGCCTGGCGGCCGTCGCGCGGCCGCTGCCGGTGCCGTGGCCAGCGGAGGCGCGGGAGGAACTGGTCACGCTGCTCGGCGCCGGCGAGGCCACGATCGGCGTGTGGGAGGCGCTGGAGGCCGAAGGGCTCATCACCCGGCTGCTGCCCGACTGGGAGCGGGTGCGTTGCCGTCCCCAGCGCAACCCCGTGCACACCTGGACCGTGGACCGCCACCTCGTCGAGACGGCCGTACGGGCCGCCGCGCTCACCCGCCGCGTCCACCGCCCCGACCTGCTGCTGATCGCGGCCCTCCTGCACGACTTCGGCAAGGGCTGGCCCGGTGACCACTCGGTGGCCGGCGAGATCATCGCGCGCGACGTCGCCACCCGGATCGGCTTCGACCGGGCGGACGTCGGAGTGATCGCCACGCTCGTACGCCACCACCTCCTCCTCGTCGACACCGCGACCCGCCGCGACCTGGACGACCCCGCCACCGTCCGCGCGGTGGCCGACGCGGTCGGCGCGACCGGCACCCTGGAACTCCTGCACGCGCTCACCGAGGCCGACGCCCTGGCCACCGGGCCCGCCGCCTGGTCCACCTGGCGCGCCTCGCTCGTCACCGACCTGGTCAAGCGCGTGGCCGCCGTCCTCGCGGGCGAGGAACCGGCCGCACCGGAGCCCGCCGCCCCCAGCGCCGAGCAGGAACGTCTCGCCATCGAGGCTTTCCGTACCGGCGGGCCCGTCCTGTCACTGCGCGCGCAGCCCGAGGCGCAGGAGGAGGACGCCGGCGAGGAGCCCGAGCCCCTGGGCGTCGAGCTGCTGATCGCCGTACCGGACCAGCCCGGTGTGCTGCCGGCCGTGGCCGGTGTACTGGCGATGCACCGGCTGACCGTCCGCACGGCGGAGCTGCGGGCCGCCGGACTCCCCGACTCGGTGGCGGCCGAAGGCACGCGCGGACCCAGCGGCGTCCTGCTGCTCGACTGGCGGGTGGCGGCCGAGTACGGGGCGCTGCCGCAGGCAGCCCGCCTGCGGGCGGATCTCGTACGCGCCCTGGACGGCTCGCTGGACATCCCCGCGCGACTGGCGGAGCGGGAGCGCGCGTACGAGAAGAACCCGCGCAGGCGCGGTGCCCAGGCACCGCCGCCGCGCGTCACGGTCGCACCCGCCGGCTCCAGCCTCGCGACGGTGATCGAGGTGCGCGCCCAGGACGCCCCGGGGCTGCTGCACCGCATCGGCCACGCGCTGGAGGCGGCGAAGGTACGGGTGCGCAGCGCCCACGTCTCGACGCTGGGCGCGAACGCGGTCGACGCGTTCTACGTCACAGGCCCCGAGGGCGCCCCGCTTCCGGAGATCGAGGCGGCCGAGGTGGCCCGGGCGCTGGAGGGCGCGCTGCGGTAG